The following proteins come from a genomic window of Labeo rohita strain BAU-BD-2019 chromosome 25, IGBB_LRoh.1.0, whole genome shotgun sequence:
- the acot19 gene encoding acyl-CoA thioesterase 19, which yields MAEEGPVLSIQPLSCLVDEKTEVEVKLLPADYKITLHALIHSEDGVDWEAFGRYTSDSSGTVKVSRDKSLGGTFEGVEAMGLLWSMRPVPESKPGRRFQKNDVQTPIKVVISVYEGHLAKGFKHRTPLTTATAERWYLAPEVQRVEVTKGEIKGTLFIPPGSGPFPAVLDLWGGQGGRVEYCSALLASHGYVSLALEYVGLQNSAGQLQHMDNTYFETAFTFLQKHPKVRPDRVAVMGMSFGVPVMLSLAAYSEFVKPKCVVCVSGSHIIPLNGSLADIYAALQENIDKIRYDEKMRIIWRDLLLPVPDDPSMKVKMGEIKCPILLIAGEDDQNWPAPEAAADIKKMMEEAGNSHLLTVLSYPGTGHLIEPPYRPHVRFSDFKLLEAKTKVVVLWGGETIPHSRAQEESWQKTLAFLEEHLYDNSREDAHC from the exons ATGGCAGAGGAGGGTCCTGTACTTTCTATTCAGCCTTTAAGCTGCTTGGTTGATGAAAAAACTGAGGTAGAAGTTAAGCTCTTACCTGCCGATTATAAAATCACTCTTCACGCTCTGATTCACTCTGAAGATGGAGTCGATTGGGAAGCGTTCGGCCGCTACACCAGTGACTCTTCGGGGACTGTTAAAG TTTCCAGAGATAAAAGTCTTGGCGGGACATTTGAGGGAGTTGAAGCCATGGGTCTGCTGTGGAGTATGAGACCAGTTCCTGAAAGTAAACCAGGTCGCCG ATTTCAGAAGAACGATGTCCAGACACCCATCAAAGTGGTCATTTCCGTGTATGAAGGACACCTTGCTAAGGGCTTCAAGCATCGCACACCCCTCACAACAGCTACTGCTGAACGCTGGTATTTAGCCCCTGAAGTCCAGAGGGTTGAAGTGACAAAGGGTGAGATAAAGGGGACACTCTTCATTCCTCCAG GTTCTGGCCCCTTTCCTGCTGTGCTGGACCTCTGGGGAGGGCAGGGAGGTCGTGTTGAATACTGTTCAGCGCTCCTGGCGTCCCACGGCTATGTCTCACTGGCCCTGGAATATGTCGGGCTCCAGAATTCTGCAGGACAACTCCAACACATGGACAACACTTATTTTGAG actgCGTTCACATTTCTACAAAAACACCCGAAAGTTCGTCCTGACAGAGTGGCTGTGATGGGGATGTCATTCGGTGTCCCTGTAATGCTGAGTTTGGCGGCATACTCTGAATTTGTGAAG CCCAAGTGTGTGGTTTGTGTGAGTGGGAGTCACATCATCCCGCTCAATGGATCTTTGGCAGATATCTATGCAGCACTGCAAGA GAACATAGACAAAATCCGCTATGATGAAAAGATGAGAATAATTTGGCGGGATCTGTTGCTGCCAGTACCAGATGACCCTTCCATGAAAGTTAAG ATGGGTGAAATCAAATGTCCTATTTTATTAATCGCTGGTGAGGACGATCAAAACTGGCCGGCTCCAGAAGCTGCAGCGGAT ATAAAGAAGATGATGGAGGAGGCCGGGAACAGTCATCTTCTAACGGTTCTCTCGTATCCTGGAACCGGTCATCTCATTGAGCCGCCCTACAGGCCTCACGTCCGATTCAGTGACTTCAAGCTGCTGGAGGCAAAGACCAAAG TGGTGGTGCTTTGGGGAGGAGAGACAATTCCTCACAGTCGAGCTCAGGAGGAGTCCTGGCAGAAAACTCTGGCTTTTCTTGAGGAGCATCTCTATGACAACAGCAGAGAAGATGCACACTGCTGA